Proteins encoded in a region of the Melospiza georgiana isolate bMelGeo1 chromosome 2, bMelGeo1.pri, whole genome shotgun sequence genome:
- the LOC131080572 gene encoding inhibitor of apoptosis protein-like, with protein MNIVEDSPFLASIMRQSAPCDELKYDLSCELYRMSTFSTFPMNAPVSERSLARAGFYYTGVQDKVKCFSCGLTLDNWQPGDNAMEKHKQLYPSCTFVQRMLSVNNVGLSSRSAFPHSIANGLPPSLHSIALSPSLEQVGYFSGSFSSFPQDPVTTRAAEDLPFLSPKLHNHSMRTEDARLRTFQSWPLTFLSPTDLAKAGLYYLGTADKVACFTCGGQLCNWEPKDNAVSEHRRHYPNCPFVENLIREQQSFNVSNVSMQTHEARVKTFINWPTRIPVQPEQLADAGFYYVGRNDDVKCFCCDGGLRCWESGDDPWIEHAKWFPRCEYLLRVKGREFVDQIQARFPHLLEQLLSTSDPPVDENLDPPIIRFEPGESHSEDAIMMNTPVVKAALEMGFSRRLIKQTVQSKILATGENYKTVNDLVSDLLTAEDEKIEEEKEKQLEEVASDDLYLIQKNRMALFQRLTCVLPILGSLLSAKVITELEHDVIKQKTQIPLQARELIDTILVKGNEAASIFRNCLRDCDPVLYKDLFVEKTIKYVPTEDVSGLPMEEQLRRLQEERTCKVCMDKEVSIVFIPCGHLVVCKECAPSLRKCPICRGTIKGTVRTFLS; from the exons ATGAACATAGTGGAAGATAGCCCTTTCCTGGCTAGCATCATGAGGCAGAGCGCTCCGTGTGATGAGCTGAAGTATGACCTGTCCTGCGAGCTGTACAGAATGTCAACCTTCTCCACCTTCCCCATGAACGCGCCGGTGTCCGAGCGCAGCCTTGCCCGGGCTGGGTTTTATTACACGGGCGTGCAGGATAAAGTTAAGTGCTTCAGTTGTGGCCTGACACTGGATAACTGGCAGCCAGGAGATAATGCTATGGAGAAACATAAGCAGCTGTATCCTAGCTGCACTTTTGTTCAAAGAATGCTTTCAGTTAACAACGTTGGACTCTCGTCTCGTTCTGCCTTTCCACACTCAATTGCAAACGGTCTCCCACCGTCTCTACATTCCATAGCACTCTCTCCAAGTTTAGAACAGGTTGGATATTTCAGTGGCTCGTTTTCCAGTTTTCCTCAAGACCCAGTAACCACTAGGGCAGCTGAAGACCTTCCATTCTTGAGCCCTAAGCTTCACAATCATTCTATGAGGACAGAAGATGCTAGGCTACGCACCTTTCAGTCATGGCCACTGACATTTCTCTCACCCACTGATCTGGCAAAGGCTGGACTTTATTACCTGGGGACAGCAGACAAAGTTGCTTGTTTTACCTGTGGTGGTCAGCTGTGTAATTGGGAGCCAAAAGATAATGCTGTGTCAGAGCATCGGAGACACTATCCCAACTGCCCTTTTGTGGAAAACCTTATCCGAGAGCAGCAGAGTTTCAATGTTTCAAATGTGAGCATGCAGACCCATGAAGCACGTGTTAAAACATTCATAAATTGGCCAACCAGAATTCCAGTTCAGCCGGAACAGCTTGCAGATGCTGGCTTTTACTATGTAG gtcgCAATGATGATGTGAAGTGTTTTTGCTGTGATGGTGGGTTAAGGTGCTGGGAGTCTGGAGATGATCCATGGATTGAGCATGCAAAGTGGTTTCCAAG GTGTGAGTATCTGCTTCGTGTAAAAGGAAGAGAGTTTGTAGATCAAATTCAGGCCAGATTCCCCCATCTCCTTGAACAG CTCTTGTCAAcgtctgatccacctgtagaTGAAAACCTTGATCCTCCAA TTATTCGTTTTGAACCTGGAGAGAGCCATTCAGAAGATGCAATCATGATGAACACACCTGTGGTTAAAGCTGCCTTGGAGATGGGATTCAGTAGAAGGCTGATAAAGCAAACAGTGCAAAGTAAGATCTTGGCCACTGGAGAAAACTACAAGACTGTTAATGATCTTGTGTCTGATCTGCTCACGGCTGAAGATGAGAAGAttgaagaagagaaagaaaagcagttggAAGAAGTGGCATCAG ATGATTTGTACTTGATCCAGAAGAATCGAATGGCTTTATTCCAACGTTTAACATGTGTACTCCCGATCCTCGGCAGTTTACTGTCAGCTAAAGTGATAACAGAACTTGAGCATGATGTTATTAAGCAGAAGACTCAGATACCATTGCAGGCAAGGGAACTGATAGATACAATTTTAGtgaaaggaaatgaagcagCCAGCATCTTCAGGAACTGTCTACGAGATTGTGACCCTGTGCTTTACAAGGATTTATTTG TGGAGAAGACCATCAAGTATGTTCCCACAGAAGATGTTTCAG GTTTACCTATGGAAGAACAATTAAGAAGATTGCAAGAGGAAAGAACATGTAAAGTTTGCATGGACAAAGAAGTTTCTATTGTTTTTATTCCTTGTGGTCACTTAGTGGTGTGCAAAGAATGTGCACCATCCCTTAGGAAATGCCCTATTTGCAGGGGGACAATAAAAGGCACAGTCCGGACATTTCTTTCGTAA